Proteins encoded together in one Bactrocera neohumeralis isolate Rockhampton chromosome 4, APGP_CSIRO_Bneo_wtdbg2-racon-allhic-juicebox.fasta_v2, whole genome shotgun sequence window:
- the LOC126755809 gene encoding uncharacterized protein LOC126755809, producing MELRSIIDAAPTSARYQFIRTKLIENFTESQRRRLQRVLRDMPLGDRRPSDLFNEMKRAAGSALSESILHDLWVNRWPPYAQAAIMATNEPIVDKLKIADSIVETMQMREVRTHEVSASNHTPDNDLRTEIAELKQRFDRVTSSEKTRARSRSKTPVRPHNINTGEMCWYHAMFGPNSKKCRQPCKFAQSTSTNGKQ from the coding sequence ATGGAGTTGCGTTCCATAATAGACGCTGCGCCCACGTCTGCGCGATATCAATTCATTCGTACCAAATTGATAGAAAATTTCACTGAGAGCCAGCGACGCCGCCTACAACGTGTATTGCGCGACATGCCATTGGGCGACCGCCGCCCGAGCGACCTGTTTAACGAAATGAAGCGCGCTGCTGGTTCCGCTCTAAGCGAAAGCATTTTGCATGATTTGTGGGTTAATCGCTGGCCACCATATGCGCAAGCAGCAATTATGGCAACAAATGAACCTATTgtcgacaaattaaaaattgccgACTCAATAGTGGAGACGATGCAAATGCGTGAAGTTCGTACCCATGAAGTATCCGCATCGAATCATACCCCAGACAACGACCTGAGGACCGAAATAGCAGAACTGAAACAGCGTTTTGATAGAGTTACGAGCAGCGAGAAAACACGTGCGCGTTCCAGATCGAAAACGCCAGTGCGCCCTCATAACATCAATACAGGCGAAATGTGCTGGTATCACGCCATGTTTGGACCAAACTCTAAGAAATGTCGCCAACCTTGTAAGTTCGCTCAATCTACATCGACAAATGGCAAACAATAG